The Pirellulales bacterium DNA segment ACCACAAACTCTTGGAAATGATTTTTAACATGGACGACACCATAAAATGTTTTCAGGATGGATGACCGCGATCAGCTTGCCAGATGCAGAGCGACCATAATGACGTCGATAAGTTTGATGCCGATAAACGGCAAGATCACGCCGCCTAGTCCCCAAATGAGCAAGTTTCTACGCAATAGCGCATCAGCTCCCAGCGGCTTATAGGTAACGCCTTTGAGCGCGACGGGAATTAACGCTGGTATAATTAAGGCATTAAAAATCACTGCCGAAAGAATGGCCGAGGTCGGCGAGTGTAAGTGCATAATATCGATTTTCTTCAGCCATGGCAGTGTTCCGGCAAATAGCGCGGGGATGATGGCAAAATACTTGGCCACATCGTTGGCAATCGAAAAGGTCGTTAGCGCGCCACGGGTCATCAACAGTTGCTTGCCAATTTCGACTACTTCAATGAGTTTTGTGGGATCGCTGTCGAGGTCGACCATGTTGGCCGCTTCTTTGGCGGCCTGGGTGCCGGCATTCATGGCCAAGGCGACATCTGCTTGAGCCAGCGCCGGGGCGTCGTTCGTTCCGTCCCCCATCATGGCGACTAGTTTTCCCTGTACCTGCTGATTGCGCAGATAATCGAGCTTGGTTTCCGGTGTCGCTTGAGCGATAAAATCGTCAACGCCGGCCCGTTTGGCAATGGTGGCCGCCGTCAGCGGATTGTCGCCGGTGACCATTACGGTCCGCAAACCCATTTTCCGCAGGCGCTCGAAGCGTTGTTGCATGGCAGGCTTCAAAATGTCTTCCAAAACGACAACTCCAACGAGTTCATTTCCATCGGCCACGACCAGCGGCGTCGCCCCCTGAGAGGCGGCGGCATCGACGATTTCGGTCATTTCGGTGGGCACTTTGCCGTTTTGACTACGAACCAATTTCAACACGGAATCGGGCGCTCCTTTGCGGATGCGTCGGCCATCGGGCAAATCGATGCCGCTCATGCGTGTTTGAGCAGTAAACGGAATGAAGATGGAATCTCGTGGAACGGAGATATGTGTTTTTGCTTGTTCTTCAAACAGCTTGACGATGCTGCGACCTTCGGGCGTCTCGTCGGCGCCGGAAGCCAGCGCGGCCAAGCCGGCCAATTCCGCTTCGGAGTGTTTTCCGACCGGAAGAAATTTGGTTGCATGCCGATTGCCCATCGTGATAGTTCCGGTTTTGTCCAGCAGCACAACGTCCACGTCGCCCGCCAATTCCACGGCTTTGCCGCTTTTGGCGATAATGTTGGCCTGCAAGGCACGCTCCATCCCGGCAATTCCAATCGCCGCCAACAAGGCGCCAATCGTCGTTGGAATCAGGCAGACCAACAGCGCCACAAGTGTCGGAACATCGGTTCCCAGGCTCTTCAGTGGTTCTGTCAGCCCGAGATAACCCATCATGTACTGCTCTGCCTGCCATGCCATTGGCCAGAGCGGAATGACCACGATCAGGAAAATCAAAGTCAATGCCGACAAAGCCAAGGTCAGCGCAATTTCGTTGGGGCTGCGCTGCCGGATAGCGCCTTCCACCAGCGCGATCATGCGGTCCAAGAACGATTCGCCGGCGCCGCTAGTAATGCGCACGGTAATTCCGTCGGAAATAACCTTCGTGCCGCCAGTGACCCCCGAGCGGTCGCCGCCCGATTCGCGGATGACCGGCGCCGATTCGCCCGTGATGGCCGATTCATCGATGGAGGCGATGCCTTCAATAATCTCGCCATCGCCAGGAATAAT contains these protein-coding regions:
- the kdpB gene encoding potassium-transporting ATPase subunit KdpB, whose product is MSDAILDVTGTATTSSADQPGAPRRSRRQPLLTTETTLQALKQAFVMLRPDVQWKNPVMFVVEVGAVLTFLFIFNASSAAVARYFIALDAWLWATVLFANFATALAEARGKAQAESLRRTRRDTIAHRLKSDGDIEDVSSTDLKPGDRVLVEAGQIIPGDGEIIEGIASIDESAITGESAPVIRESGGDRSGVTGGTKVISDGITVRITSGAGESFLDRMIALVEGAIRQRSPNEIALTLALSALTLIFLIVVIPLWPMAWQAEQYMMGYLGLTEPLKSLGTDVPTLVALLVCLIPTTIGALLAAIGIAGMERALQANIIAKSGKAVELAGDVDVVLLDKTGTITMGNRHATKFLPVGKHSEAELAGLAALASGADETPEGRSIVKLFEEQAKTHISVPRDSIFIPFTAQTRMSGIDLPDGRRIRKGAPDSVLKLVRSQNGKVPTEMTEIVDAAASQGATPLVVADGNELVGVVVLEDILKPAMQQRFERLRKMGLRTVMVTGDNPLTAATIAKRAGVDDFIAQATPETKLDYLRNQQVQGKLVAMMGDGTNDAPALAQADVALAMNAGTQAAKEAANMVDLDSDPTKLIEVVEIGKQLLMTRGALTTFSIANDVAKYFAIIPALFAGTLPWLKKIDIMHLHSPTSAILSAVIFNALIIPALIPVALKGVTYKPLGADALLRRNLLIWGLGGVILPFIGIKLIDVIMVALHLAS